The genome window CAGCATGTCGAACAGGCCTCGCGGGTTGGGGGCGAGGGTGCCGGTCTCGGCGGCATCGGTGGCCCCCTGTTTGTTGCCGCGGAACCAGGCGCTCTTTTTCAGTTCCGCCTCGCGCTCCCAGCGGTTGTTCTCGATGTCCGACTGCGCTTCTCCCGGCTGGCAGGCGTATTCCCATTCGGCTTCGGTGGGCAGGCGGAAGCGTTTTCCCGGCGGGGCATCGCGATTGATCCTGTCGAGGAAATCCTGGGCCTGCTGCCAGGTCACGTGTGTCGCCGGGCGCCGGTCGTCGGCTGGCGTCGCGGCGGCGGGTCTGCCGCCCATGATGTTCTGCCATTGGTCGCGCCGGACTTCGTGGCGACCCATCCAGTAGCCGTCCACGCAAACCCGGTGCTGCGGGGTCTCATCCTGTCGCGGCGAGCGCGGCTTGCCGTGGGGGGCGGCTTCCGCCGCCCGGAGAGCGCCCATGTCGAAACAGCCTGGC of Candidatus Hydrogenedentota bacterium contains these proteins:
- a CDS encoding SUMF1/EgtB/PvdO family nonheme iron enzyme, whose protein sequence is MLHLAFGLAGASHAADAANAAEWTDPRNGLSFVWVQPGCFDMGALRAAEAAPHGKPRSPRQDETPQHRVCVDGYWMGRHEVRRDQWQNIMGGRPAAATPADDRRPATHVTWQQAQDFLDRINRDAPPGKRFRLPTEAEWEYACQPGEAQSDIENNRWEREAELKKSAWFRGNKQGATDAAETGTLAPNPRGLFDML